The DNA sequence TCACTAACACGTGAAGACATTATGGGTGAAAGTGCCTACAACGATGACTTAAATAACGTCATTGATGAGCTTATGGCAAAAGAAATTGCTGTTGAAGATCAAGGGGCAAAAGTTGTCTTTATTGATGAGATGGCCAATAAAGATGGTGAGCCTTCTGTATTTATCGTGCAAAAATCAGGTGGTGGTTTCTTATATGCCACCACAGATTTATCTGCATGTCGTTACAGAAGTGGCAAATTAAATGCTGATCGTATCATCATCTTTACCGATGCTCGCCAAGCCTTGCACTTTAAGCAGGTAGAAATTGTTGCTCGTAAAGCTGGCTTCTTACCAGAGCAAGTAGGTTATCAACATTGTCCATTTGGTATGATGATGGGTGATGATGGCAAACCGTTTAAAACACGTACTGGCGGCACAATTAAGCTTGCTGAGTTACTGGATGAAGCAGTTGTTCGAGCCAGTGACTTAATTAAAGAGAAAAATCCTGAAATCAGCGAAGATGATTTAGCCACTATTTCGCAAAAAGTAGGTATTGGCGCAGTTAAATTTGCCGATTTATCTAAAAACCGTACCAGCGATTATATCTTCAACTGGAAAACCATGCTTAGTTTTGAAGGTGCAACCGCTCCTTACTTGCAATATGCGTACTCACGTATTCAAAGTATCTTCACTAAGGCAGGTAGCAGCCATGCATTAGGTGAAATTAAGGTAGTTGAAGCACAAGAAAAAGCCTTAGCATTAAAATTATTGCAACTTGAAGATGTCTTAGATGCCGTAATTAGTGAATGTACACCAAACTTGCTATGTAACTACCTATACGAGCTTGCTAGCCTTTACATGAGTTTTTACGAAGCTTGCCCTATTCTAAAAGAAGGCATTAGCGAAGAAGTAAAAGCATCACGTTTAGCCTTGTGCCAACTAATTGCTAACACCTTAAAGCAAGGTTTAGATATTTTAGGCATTGAAGTGATGGAAAGAATGTAAGTTAACTTGCCACTACTAAAACAAGGAGGCAATCGCATGCAGTTTACCGACAGCCATTGCCACCTTGATGATGCGAAGTTTATCGAAGCACTACCTCACCTACTAGACGAGTGCGCTCAAGCCTCAATTGAGCGCATTATTATCCCAAGCGTTGCCCCAGATAATTTCAATCAAGTTCTCACCCTAAGCAAACATAATAGTGCTAAGCCAATAAAACTCTTTGCCGCCTTAGGCATTCACCCATGGTTTCTCGATAACTTATCACAAAGCGATTTAGAGCAACTAACTCAGTTAGTCAGGCAAGAAAAAAGCAATATTATTGCTGTTGGTGAAATTGGTATTGACGGTGCCATTAGTAAGCGTGCTGCCAACCCAGAAGTGAACTTACAAAAACAACAGCATTTTTTTGATTATCAGCTAGCCTTAGCGAAACAAGAAAACCTGCCAGTTATTATTCATCACAGGCAATCTCATCAATATATAGTGCCACAACTTAAGCGTCACAAACTTAGCAAAACAGGCGTCATTCATGGCTTTTCTGGTAGCTATCAACAAGCAAAAGATTATATCGATTTAGGCTTTAAGTTAGGTATTGGCAGCACCATTACTTATTCAAGAGCGAAAAAAACCATTAACGCCATTAAACGCCTGCCGCTTGATAGCCTAGTGTTAGAAACGGATGCCCCTTCTATGCCATTAAGTATCGAGGTATTAGACCAGCCACAAGCGCACAATAGCCCGCTTAATTTAGTCAAAATATTTCACTGTTTAACGCAAATAAGGGATGAAAGCCAAGAGCAAATTGCCGAGCAAATTGAGCTCAATATCAATCAAGTGTTCTTTGCCGAGTGATGCCTTAACTATTGGCTTGCTGTTTTGCCAATTGTTTATTTATGCGATAACTTCTTCGGCTAAATCTATTCAAGCCACGCGTTAATAAAAAGCCAACCACGCCAGCGAGTAATAACATTAGCCTAAATAGCGTTTGTCTATCTGTATCTGCTTGTGACAGCACTTGGGTTAAGTACGACTCCTCTATAGTAAAGCGAACATAGCCATAGAGCTTTTTGCCACGAATCTCGCGAATAAATGGCGTGTACTTAGCGCTTAAATTCGCCTTATTTTCATCAATTCCATAAAGCTCATTAATAGAGCGGCTGCTACGCTTTTTTTCCTCTGGATTATCGTTTTGACTTGCTGATAGTAACAGCTGACCTTTTTCATCATATAAATGTACTTGATTAACAAAATCAACTTTAACTAAATCATCTAAATAGCTTTGCATCGCTTTATTTCTAGCCGCCTTAGATGAATATTTTTGTTGTAATAATAACTGAGCACTGCTTGCTGCCTGCTGCAAATATTGTTTAGCAACAAAGTCAAAATGATTTTGCAAATTCACCTGATCTTTCACATTAATAGACTGCCACATACTCATTAGTACGATAATAAGCAAAATAGCACTAGCTAATTGCAGAATTTTATTATAAATCGATGATAA is a window from the Litorilituus sediminis genome containing:
- a CDS encoding TatD family hydrolase, which codes for MQFTDSHCHLDDAKFIEALPHLLDECAQASIERIIIPSVAPDNFNQVLTLSKHNSAKPIKLFAALGIHPWFLDNLSQSDLEQLTQLVRQEKSNIIAVGEIGIDGAISKRAANPEVNLQKQQHFFDYQLALAKQENLPVIIHHRQSHQYIVPQLKRHKLSKTGVIHGFSGSYQQAKDYIDLGFKLGIGSTITYSRAKKTINAIKRLPLDSLVLETDAPSMPLSIEVLDQPQAHNSPLNLVKIFHCLTQIRDESQEQIAEQIELNINQVFFAE
- the argS gene encoding arginine--tRNA ligase — translated: MNIKEILSAKVSQAMVAAGLPEDTNPAISLSNRPQFGDYQANGVMGAAKKLKTNPRELATKVVENLNLDGIAEKIELAGPGFINIHLDKAWLAANLNQISSDEKIGVAQRATPQTVVVDYSAPNLAKEMHVGHLRSTIIGDAVVRALEFRGDKVIRQNHMGDWGTQFGMLLAHLSDKLAENEVAETALADLENFYREAKVRFDDEEGFADRARDYVVKLQSGDAQCGRLWQQFIDISISHSEEIYAKLNVSLTREDIMGESAYNDDLNNVIDELMAKEIAVEDQGAKVVFIDEMANKDGEPSVFIVQKSGGGFLYATTDLSACRYRSGKLNADRIIIFTDARQALHFKQVEIVARKAGFLPEQVGYQHCPFGMMMGDDGKPFKTRTGGTIKLAELLDEAVVRASDLIKEKNPEISEDDLATISQKVGIGAVKFADLSKNRTSDYIFNWKTMLSFEGATAPYLQYAYSRIQSIFTKAGSSHALGEIKVVEAQEKALALKLLQLEDVLDAVISECTPNLLCNYLYELASLYMSFYEACPILKEGISEEVKASRLALCQLIANTLKQGLDILGIEVMERM